In the genome of Pseudomonadota bacterium, one region contains:
- a CDS encoding sigma-70 family RNA polymerase sigma factor produces the protein MSLTDAELLQRMQRGDGEAFSALYQRHQQRVYRYASIYNGSEGVAADITQEVFMHLIDNHSFDPAQGELRAYLLGMARNLLRRHWRDAQRFETLPDEDDGPLGETLVEHLEPSLLVSRAQQHGGLRAAIAALPSYYREVMILCELEELDYQEAARILDVPIGTVRSRLNRARKALCVALASKTPTSVGVRDGGESYELRAV, from the coding sequence ATGTCCCTCACTGATGCCGAACTGCTACAGCGCATGCAACGCGGCGACGGCGAGGCCTTCAGCGCGCTCTACCAGCGTCACCAGCAGCGCGTGTACCGCTACGCCAGCATCTACAACGGCAGCGAAGGCGTGGCCGCCGACATCACCCAGGAGGTGTTCATGCACCTCATCGACAACCACAGTTTCGATCCCGCCCAGGGCGAACTGCGTGCCTACCTGCTCGGCATGGCGCGCAACCTGCTGCGCCGGCACTGGCGCGATGCGCAGCGCTTCGAGACCCTGCCCGACGAGGACGACGGGCCGCTGGGCGAGACGCTGGTCGAGCACCTGGAGCCGTCGCTGCTGGTCAGCCGCGCGCAGCAGCACGGCGGCTTGCGTGCCGCCATCGCGGCGCTGCCGTCCTATTACCGCGAAGTGATGATCCTGTGCGAGCTCGAAGAATTGGATTACCAGGAGGCCGCCCGCATTCTCGACGTGCCGATAGGCACGGTGCGCTCGCGGCTCAACCGGGCGCGCAAAGCCCTGTGCGTGGCCCTGGCTTCGAAGACGCCGACCAGCGTCGGCGTCCGTGATGGAGGTGAGAGTTATGAACTGCGCGCAGTTTGA
- a CDS encoding ShlB/FhaC/HecB family hemolysin secretion/activation protein, which produces MTTPDTSNIDVPMSFAASTPAPSAWRAWLCAALLAWACAPAAHAAQAATPPAAAQARLSLRELQFAGNTVFSDAQLHSIAAPFIGQRLADADLQALLQRLTDVYLQAGYSTSRARLPDQDLDNGVLRVEVVEGFLEKIVVNGARGLDPAYIAQRLQVGLTTPLNVALLNANLRLLMQEPGIADIGAELSPGTRPGAAVLTVEVKEGARYAAGLRVANDRAPAVGGTRGAIEGNAHNIFGHGDDVDFTLGLASGLNDVDFRVNLPWSAHGPELSLRYFRAVSQLVEEQFEVFGAETRSSALDLGLSHTLWRASGRRLQLGFNLVGKHSESTLLGQPFSFSPGVENGKADVRVARLGMTWRQSFARDSLSARAVWSAGIGALGATVHGDDSPDSQFHSAYLSLQWLHSLGPRAGSLYARAEAQLSNDGLLPLEKFSLGGFNSVRGYRRSRFVRDEGWSSSLEYRLPLLRLAVPGLARRGNDGQLSLVMFIDAGRAWNHGQDSLDALDKPTTLLAAGPGLRWDIASDTRAEIMWGGLRRHVADSGDDMQDAGFHFLVSAHQHF; this is translated from the coding sequence TTGACCACGCCCGACACCAGCAACATCGATGTCCCGATGAGTTTCGCCGCAAGCACCCCTGCCCCGTCGGCGTGGCGCGCCTGGCTGTGCGCGGCGCTGTTGGCCTGGGCCTGTGCGCCGGCCGCGCACGCGGCGCAGGCAGCGACGCCGCCCGCCGCCGCGCAAGCGCGATTGTCACTGCGGGAATTGCAGTTCGCCGGCAACACGGTGTTTTCCGATGCGCAGCTGCACAGCATCGCCGCGCCGTTCATCGGCCAACGCCTGGCCGACGCCGATCTGCAGGCATTGCTGCAGCGTCTCACCGATGTCTACCTGCAGGCCGGCTATTCCACCTCGCGGGCGCGCCTGCCCGATCAGGATCTCGACAACGGCGTGCTGCGCGTCGAAGTGGTGGAAGGCTTTCTCGAAAAGATCGTGGTCAACGGTGCGCGCGGGCTCGACCCGGCCTACATCGCGCAACGCCTGCAGGTGGGGCTCACCACGCCGCTCAATGTCGCCCTGCTCAATGCCAACCTGCGCCTGTTGATGCAGGAGCCGGGCATCGCCGACATCGGCGCCGAACTCTCGCCCGGCACGCGCCCCGGCGCGGCGGTGCTGACGGTCGAGGTCAAGGAAGGCGCGCGTTATGCCGCCGGGCTGCGCGTGGCCAACGATCGCGCGCCGGCGGTCGGCGGCACGCGCGGCGCGATCGAAGGCAATGCCCACAACATCTTCGGCCACGGCGACGACGTGGACTTCACGCTGGGCCTCGCCAGTGGCCTCAACGATGTCGATTTCCGCGTCAACCTGCCGTGGTCGGCGCACGGGCCGGAGCTGTCGCTGCGCTATTTCCGTGCGGTTTCGCAACTGGTCGAAGAGCAGTTCGAAGTGTTCGGCGCCGAGACCCGCAGCAGCGCGCTGGATCTTGGCCTCAGCCACACGCTGTGGCGCGCCAGCGGGCGCCGCCTGCAGCTCGGATTCAACCTGGTTGGCAAGCACAGCGAATCGACGCTGCTCGGTCAGCCGTTCTCGTTCAGCCCGGGCGTCGAGAACGGCAAGGCCGATGTGCGCGTCGCGCGCCTGGGTATGACCTGGCGACAAAGCTTCGCGCGCGACTCCTTGAGCGCACGCGCGGTATGGTCGGCCGGCATCGGCGCGCTGGGCGCCACCGTGCATGGCGACGACTCGCCCGATTCGCAGTTCCACAGCGCCTACCTGTCGCTGCAATGGCTGCACAGCCTCGGCCCGCGCGCCGGCTCGCTCTACGCGCGCGCCGAAGCCCAGCTCAGCAATGACGGCCTGTTGCCACTGGAAAAATTCTCGTTGGGAGGGTTCAACTCCGTGCGCGGCTACCGTCGCTCGCGCTTCGTGCGCGACGAGGGTTGGTCGAGCAGCCTGGAATACCGGCTGCCGCTGCTACGCCTGGCGGTGCCGGGCCTGGCGCGACGCGGCAACGACGGCCAGCTCTCGCTGGTGATGTTCATCGACGCCGGGCGCGCCTGGAATCACGGCCAGGACAGTCTCGATGCGCTCGACAAGCCGACCACGCTGCTGGCCGCGGGCCCGGGTCTGCGCTGGGACATCGCCAGCGACACGCGCGCCGAGATCATGTGGGGTGGACTGCGCCGCCATGTCGCCGACAGCGGCGACGATATGCAGGACGCCGGCTTTCATTTCCTGGTGAGCGCGCACCAGCATTTCTGA
- a CDS encoding NAD(P)-dependent oxidoreductase produces MAGMRLGFIGLGALGGAIATRLMTAGHDLRIWGRHVDKLAPWRDKGASVMPSPAALAAACDCVVLCVTDTAAVEEVVFGEQGIAGAARADTVLLDHSTIHPLATRRFAAQLHARCGMQWLDAPVSGGVSGAEQGRLVVMAGGDDEVLERVRPLLAHYSQRVTLMGGHGAGQATKIANQMMIGGNIAVAAEALNYAANFGVAAARLPDALAGGWADSAVLQHHARRMAAADYVNEVNATIMVKDVDIACDLGRETLSPMPVTALVQQLYRQLIAQGDADKGQSGLMWLYKREPL; encoded by the coding sequence ATGGCAGGCATGCGCTTGGGCTTCATCGGACTCGGTGCCTTGGGCGGCGCCATCGCCACCCGCCTCATGACGGCGGGCCACGACTTGCGCATCTGGGGTCGGCATGTCGACAAGCTCGCGCCGTGGCGTGACAAGGGCGCGAGCGTGATGCCATCGCCGGCCGCGCTCGCCGCCGCATGCGACTGCGTCGTGCTGTGCGTGACCGACACCGCCGCGGTCGAGGAAGTGGTATTCGGTGAGCAGGGCATCGCCGGCGCGGCGCGCGCCGACACCGTGCTGCTCGATCATTCCACCATCCACCCGCTCGCCACGCGGCGCTTCGCCGCGCAATTGCACGCGCGCTGCGGCATGCAGTGGCTGGACGCGCCGGTCAGCGGCGGCGTGAGCGGCGCCGAACAAGGACGCCTGGTGGTGATGGCCGGCGGCGACGACGAAGTGCTCGAGCGCGTGCGTCCGCTGCTTGCGCACTACAGCCAGCGCGTGACCTTGATGGGCGGCCACGGCGCGGGACAAGCAACCAAGATTGCCAACCAGATGATGATCGGCGGCAACATCGCGGTGGCGGCCGAAGCCTTGAACTACGCCGCCAATTTCGGCGTGGCCGCCGCGCGCCTGCCCGACGCGCTGGCCGGCGGCTGGGCCGATTCGGCGGTGCTGCAGCATCACGCGCGCCGCATGGCGGCCGCCGACTACGTGAACGAAGTCAACGCCACCATCATGGTCAAGGACGTCGACATCGCCTGCGACCTCGGTCGCGAGACCTTGTCGCCGATGCCGGTCACCGCGCTGGTGCAGCAGTTGTATCGTCAACTCATCGCGCAGGGCGACGCCGACAAGGGCCAGAGCGGTTTGATGTGGCTGTACAAGCGCGAGCCATTGTAG
- a CDS encoding SDR family oxidoreductase, which produces MRLEGKTAVITGGASGMGRATVLRFLAEGANVVIADYNAQTGAETMALAEAQGHGQRARFIKTDVAKEADIEAMLKCALDNFGRLDILFNNAGVGGAIGPITEITVEAFDYTFDVLAKSVFLGMKHGARIFQKQGDGGCIINTASIAGLSGDAGPIIYAAAKAAVISLTKGAAVELAQDKIRVNAILPGLIFTPLAHGGKAEKFEHIFTGGQPWPEMGVGDHIAGAALFLATDDARFVTGESLVVDGGLTAAGPELSKRFKQNSGRGAGVVGITKGSTGEAPEVRKL; this is translated from the coding sequence ATGAGACTCGAAGGCAAGACAGCCGTCATCACCGGCGGTGCAAGTGGCATGGGGCGCGCGACCGTATTGCGCTTCCTGGCCGAAGGCGCGAATGTCGTGATCGCCGACTACAACGCGCAGACCGGCGCCGAGACCATGGCGCTGGCCGAAGCCCAGGGCCACGGCCAGCGCGCGCGTTTCATCAAGACCGACGTCGCCAAGGAAGCCGACATCGAAGCCATGCTGAAATGCGCGCTCGATAATTTCGGACGACTCGACATCCTGTTCAACAACGCCGGCGTCGGCGGCGCCATTGGCCCCATCACCGAGATCACGGTGGAGGCTTTCGATTACACCTTCGACGTACTCGCCAAGAGCGTGTTTCTCGGCATGAAGCATGGCGCGCGCATTTTCCAGAAGCAGGGCGATGGCGGTTGCATCATCAACACGGCGTCGATCGCCGGCCTGTCGGGCGATGCCGGCCCCATCATCTACGCCGCCGCCAAGGCCGCCGTGATCAGCCTCACCAAGGGCGCGGCGGTGGAACTCGCGCAGGACAAGATCCGCGTCAACGCGATCCTGCCCGGCCTCATCTTCACGCCGCTCGCGCATGGCGGCAAGGCCGAGAAGTTCGAGCACATCTTCACCGGCGGCCAGCCGTGGCCGGAGATGGGTGTCGGCGATCACATCGCCGGCGCGGCGCTGTTCCTCGCCACCGACGACGCGCGTTTCGTGACCGGCGAATCGCTGGTGGTCGACGGCGGACTCACCGCCGCCGGCCCGGAGCTGTCCAAGCGCTTCAAACAGAACTCGGGACGCGGCGCCGGCGTGGTCGGCATCACCAAGGGCTCGACCGGCGAAGCGCCGGAGGTGCGCAAGCTGTAA
- a CDS encoding CoA pyrophosphatase, giving the protein MLCAMPQCDDSLRIRIARHLAAFDVVPGVGAAKAAAVALAVVDEGWGADLSGMPSHADWQSRAALILTRRSSKLRNHAGQWALPGGRVDDGESPEDTALREMREEVGLALDHSAVIGRLDDFVTRSGFAMTPVVIWAGPQRHLSPNPDEVDSIHRIPVAEFLRDDAPMLEHLPEAEAPVLRMPVGDSWIAAPTAAILYQFREVCLCGRATRVAHYEQPTFAWR; this is encoded by the coding sequence ATGCTGTGCGCCATGCCCCAGTGTGACGACAGCCTGCGCATCCGCATCGCGCGCCATCTCGCCGCGTTCGACGTGGTGCCGGGCGTCGGCGCCGCCAAGGCCGCGGCCGTGGCGCTGGCGGTGGTCGACGAAGGTTGGGGCGCGGACCTGTCGGGCATGCCCAGCCACGCCGACTGGCAGTCGCGCGCGGCGCTGATCCTGACCCGCCGTTCGTCGAAGCTGCGCAACCACGCCGGCCAGTGGGCGCTGCCGGGCGGCCGCGTCGATGACGGCGAGAGTCCCGAGGACACCGCCTTGCGCGAAATGCGCGAGGAGGTGGGCCTGGCCCTCGATCACTCGGCGGTGATCGGTCGGCTCGATGATTTCGTCACGCGCTCGGGCTTCGCCATGACGCCGGTCGTGATCTGGGCCGGGCCGCAGCGCCACCTGTCGCCCAATCCCGATGAAGTCGATTCCATCCATCGCATCCCGGTCGCCGAATTCCTGCGTGACGACGCGCCCATGCTCGAACACCTGCCCGAAGCGGAGGCGCCGGTGTTGCGCATGCCGGTCGGCGATTCGTGGATAGCGGCGCCGACCGCCGCCATCCTCTACCAGTTTCGCGAAGTGTGCCTGTGTGGCCGCGCGACACGCGTGGCCCATTACGAACAGCCGACTTTCGCCTGGCGCTGA
- a CDS encoding helix-turn-helix domain-containing protein, which produces MARARPSPAPKRGAARPAAASAAPAPQRGAAALAAIGTALAAHRDHAQLLGAVIEHACAAIEASGGGFMRYDAESEELVLKAPAFGVQAEEVVSRYRVRVADGGNAARVFASREPSLTNDAQHDPRFIQRFVRLFDTHNTITVPLVLNDRTLGIFHAINKRDGDFTPDDAAVLAMLAPLLATTLELVDLQRGVARKRAHLARGQEIHERLLAAQQRAAGVEALCAVLHGMLNRPLLLLDNLRRPLASLGWPLDPAQVAHALGEHALRDGRAVSLTLPAAPPRRVTAIAIALAGERAGILLLAVDGAPLDDVETRAAEQGASLLALEFLHQRALAATANQVANAALLELFDDGISSAHAARLLARLDITSRAPWRVLLLELRATPAGDLAPALSHGSVLREALERSLGSLRSRVRLLHWRDHLVVITDEAGAERITERGQVRRLQQAVDGIEGLPARVRLRIGIGRAEHDAAQLGRSLKSAEQALRALERLPQKNATMKFEELGVYRLLLGGNQPREHDNFVDEVLAPVLRSDARGALLETLAALLAHNFNLAAVARELGVHQNTVKYRMQQLREAFGRDPSRGDLRLEIELALKIRLMR; this is translated from the coding sequence ATGGCCCGAGCCCGTCCTTCGCCCGCGCCCAAGCGCGGTGCCGCGCGCCCGGCCGCCGCCTCCGCGGCGCCGGCGCCCCAGCGCGGCGCGGCGGCGCTCGCCGCCATCGGCACGGCGCTCGCCGCCCACCGCGACCACGCGCAACTGCTGGGCGCGGTGATCGAGCACGCGTGCGCGGCCATCGAGGCCAGCGGCGGCGGCTTCATGCGCTACGACGCCGAAAGCGAGGAGCTGGTGCTGAAAGCGCCGGCCTTCGGCGTGCAGGCCGAGGAAGTGGTGTCGCGCTACCGCGTGCGCGTGGCGGATGGCGGCAATGCGGCGCGCGTGTTCGCCTCGCGCGAACCGAGCCTGACCAACGATGCGCAACACGACCCACGCTTCATTCAACGCTTCGTGCGCCTGTTCGATACCCACAACACCATCACCGTGCCGCTGGTTTTGAACGATCGCACGCTCGGGATTTTCCATGCGATCAACAAGCGCGACGGCGACTTCACGCCGGACGACGCCGCGGTGCTGGCCATGCTCGCGCCGCTGCTGGCCACCACGCTCGAACTGGTCGACTTGCAACGCGGCGTGGCACGCAAACGCGCTCACCTCGCGCGCGGGCAGGAGATCCACGAACGCCTGCTGGCGGCGCAGCAGCGCGCGGCCGGCGTCGAAGCGCTGTGCGCGGTATTGCATGGCATGCTCAACCGGCCGCTGCTGTTGCTCGACAACCTGCGGCGCCCACTCGCCTCTCTTGGCTGGCCGCTCGACCCGGCGCAGGTCGCCCACGCTTTGGGCGAGCACGCGCTGCGCGACGGGCGCGCGGTGAGCCTGACCCTGCCCGCCGCGCCGCCGCGGCGGGTGACGGCCATCGCCATCGCGCTGGCCGGTGAACGCGCCGGCATCCTGCTGCTGGCGGTGGACGGTGCGCCGCTTGACGACGTGGAAACGCGCGCGGCCGAACAGGGCGCAAGCCTGCTGGCCCTGGAGTTCCTGCATCAACGCGCGTTGGCCGCGACCGCCAACCAGGTCGCCAACGCTGCGTTGCTGGAACTGTTCGACGACGGCATCAGCAGCGCACACGCGGCGCGCCTGCTGGCACGGCTGGATATCACGAGCCGCGCGCCCTGGAGGGTGCTGCTCCTGGAACTGCGTGCCACGCCGGCCGGCGACCTGGCGCCGGCCTTGAGTCACGGCAGCGTGTTGCGCGAAGCGCTGGAACGCAGCCTGGGCAGCCTGCGCTCACGGGTGCGGCTGCTGCATTGGCGCGACCACCTGGTCGTCATCACCGACGAAGCCGGTGCCGAACGCATCACCGAACGAGGCCAGGTGCGACGCCTGCAACAGGCGGTGGATGGGATCGAGGGTCTGCCGGCGCGCGTGCGCCTGCGCATCGGCATCGGCCGTGCCGAACACGACGCCGCGCAGCTCGGCCGCTCGTTGAAGAGCGCCGAGCAGGCGCTACGCGCGCTGGAACGCCTGCCGCAGAAAAACGCGACCATGAAATTCGAGGAGCTGGGGGTGTATCGCCTGCTGCTCGGCGGCAACCAGCCACGTGAGCACGACAATTTCGTCGACGAAGTGCTGGCGCCGGTGCTACGCAGCGATGCGCGCGGCGCGCTGCTGGAGACCTTGGCCGCGCTGCTCGCGCACAACTTCAACCTGGCGGCGGTGGCGCGCGAACTCGGCGTGCATCAGAACACCGTCAAGTACCGCATGCAGCAATTGCGCGAGGCGTTTGGCCGCGATCCGAGTCGCGGCGACTTGCGCCTCGAAATCGAACTGGCCTTGAAGATTCGCCTCATGCGCTGA
- a CDS encoding enoyl-CoA hydratase/isomerase family protein: protein MPDLLVDIKDSIATLTFNRPEARNALSLELRALLRDALQAVEYDPAIRCVVMQGAGDNFMAGGDVKNMATKIDQPTDKLRAEFMNRIHDLHPIMYTMRRMNKPIIASVAGAAAGAGVSMALAADLVIAADNAFFTLAYCHIGTSPDGSASFHLPRAVGIKKAMEIALLGERFGAQAAADMGMINFVVPAAELAAETAKLAERLANGPTHVYGNTKRLLYRSLENEFEAQLQLEAETFADCATRADFREGVRAFVEKRKTRFTGQ from the coding sequence GTGCCGGACTTGCTCGTTGACATCAAAGACTCCATCGCCACCCTGACCTTCAACCGCCCGGAGGCGCGCAATGCGCTGAGCCTCGAACTGCGCGCCTTGCTGCGCGACGCGCTGCAGGCGGTCGAGTACGACCCGGCCATCCGCTGCGTGGTGATGCAGGGCGCCGGCGACAACTTCATGGCCGGCGGCGACGTCAAGAACATGGCAACCAAGATAGACCAGCCGACCGACAAGCTGCGCGCCGAGTTCATGAACCGCATCCACGACCTGCACCCGATCATGTACACCATGCGGCGCATGAACAAACCGATCATCGCCAGCGTGGCGGGCGCCGCGGCCGGCGCCGGCGTCAGCATGGCGCTGGCGGCCGACCTGGTGATCGCCGCCGACAATGCCTTCTTCACGCTGGCCTACTGCCACATCGGCACCAGCCCGGACGGCTCGGCGAGCTTTCACCTGCCGCGCGCGGTCGGCATCAAGAAGGCCATGGAAATCGCCCTGCTCGGCGAACGCTTCGGCGCCCAGGCCGCCGCCGACATGGGCATGATCAACTTCGTCGTGCCGGCCGCCGAACTCGCCGCCGAGACCGCCAAGCTCGCCGAGCGCCTGGCCAACGGCCCGACCCACGTCTACGGCAACACCAAGCGCCTGCTCTACCGATCGCTCGAAAACGAATTCGAAGCGCAGCTGCAGTTGGAAGCCGAGACCTTCGCCGACTGCGCGACGCGCGCCGACTTCCGCGAAGGGGTGCGCGCCTTCGTCGAAAAGCGCAAGACCCGCTTCACCGGCCAGTAA
- a CDS encoding LLM class flavin-dependent oxidoreductase, with translation MKTGLLLPSWSYGVAGATLTSRALLDFAAEAVSAGFDSLWVSDHFLNEPYVDFAAVDVTFPDQYRGVKVGQWECWSLMAALAARLPGVTLGTLVSNTAFRNPALLARIIDTVDDLSGGHVIAGLGAGDFVTEHRAFGYDFERPVARFEEALAIIRPLLRGETLTHQGEFYRTEAAQLLPKSARVGGPPIMIGLLRGGPRMLRLVAQYADIWNCMLPFSDSRVGSYLEAWARVSAALEKHQRDPATLARNVTVGVCLAGEYPLPGALPLRGSTQALVDACGLFKEQGVETLSMVVEPCTSASLELLAPVLEAL, from the coding sequence ATGAAAACCGGCTTGCTGTTGCCGAGTTGGAGCTACGGCGTGGCCGGTGCCACGCTCACCTCGCGCGCCCTGCTGGATTTTGCCGCCGAAGCCGTGAGCGCGGGCTTCGACTCGCTGTGGGTGAGCGATCATTTCCTGAACGAGCCCTATGTCGATTTCGCGGCCGTCGACGTTACCTTTCCCGACCAGTATCGCGGTGTCAAAGTCGGGCAGTGGGAATGCTGGTCCTTGATGGCGGCGCTGGCCGCGCGCCTGCCCGGCGTGACGCTGGGCACGCTGGTCAGCAATACCGCGTTTCGTAATCCCGCGCTGCTGGCGCGCATCATCGACACGGTCGACGATTTGAGCGGCGGCCACGTGATCGCCGGCTTGGGCGCCGGTGATTTCGTCACCGAGCATCGCGCCTTCGGTTACGACTTCGAGCGGCCGGTTGCGCGTTTCGAAGAAGCGCTGGCCATCATTCGGCCGCTGCTGCGCGGCGAGACCCTGACCCATCAAGGCGAGTTCTATCGCACCGAGGCAGCGCAGCTCTTACCCAAGAGCGCGCGCGTCGGCGGGCCGCCCATAATGATCGGCCTGCTACGCGGCGGGCCGCGCATGCTGCGCCTGGTCGCGCAGTACGCCGACATCTGGAATTGCATGCTGCCGTTCAGCGACAGCCGCGTCGGCAGTTACCTCGAGGCCTGGGCGCGGGTCAGTGCGGCCTTGGAGAAGCATCAGCGAGATCCCGCGACGCTGGCGCGCAATGTCACGGTCGGCGTATGCCTGGCCGGAGAGTACCCATTGCCCGGGGCGCTGCCGCTGCGCGGCTCGACGCAGGCCTTGGTCGACGCCTGCGGTTTGTTCAAGGAACAGGGTGTCGAGACTCTGAGCATGGTGGTCGAGCCATGCACGAGTGCTTCCCTCGAATTGCTGGCGCCTGTGCTCGAAGCCCTGTAG
- a CDS encoding AraC family transcriptional regulator: MNASARQRRAARLEYVLEYIDAHPGESSDVEFLSNLASISPFHFHRVMSSYLGESVSAYVRRRTLERAALRMLLDGASVTVSSVLAGYSSSSAFARAFRRQFGHSPRDLAQRMHARRASCLPCQPGDVEYRRLPTQELLALRRYGEQGQAAPAAWAALRALLNDAAGARPASLIGIPCDSPELTPSARRRYDACVDVTLPPHGELVRKRVAAGDYAVFQFRGTLAALDDAHAAVRWHWYPQSGARMRDVPAFHRLGDVGGDGDLVAEIFFPVESCGTRPRAVAPVGKGVQRTTLSNSGMAGRPHAQ; encoded by the coding sequence TTGAACGCAAGCGCAAGACAGCGTCGCGCGGCGCGTCTCGAATACGTGCTGGAATACATCGACGCCCATCCCGGCGAAAGCAGCGACGTGGAATTCCTGTCGAACCTGGCGAGCATTTCGCCTTTTCATTTCCATCGCGTGATGTCGAGCTACCTCGGCGAATCGGTGTCGGCCTACGTAAGGCGACGCACGCTGGAACGCGCCGCGCTGCGCATGCTACTGGACGGCGCCTCGGTCACGGTGTCGAGCGTGCTGGCCGGCTATTCCAGTTCATCGGCTTTCGCGCGGGCGTTTCGTCGCCAGTTCGGTCACAGTCCGCGTGACCTCGCGCAGCGCATGCACGCGCGCCGCGCGAGCTGCCTGCCGTGCCAGCCCGGCGATGTCGAATATCGTCGGCTGCCGACCCAGGAACTGCTGGCCTTGCGCCGCTACGGCGAGCAAGGCCAGGCCGCGCCGGCGGCGTGGGCGGCGCTGCGCGCGTTGTTGAACGACGCGGCTGGCGCCAGGCCCGCCAGCCTCATCGGCATTCCCTGCGACAGCCCGGAGCTCACGCCCAGCGCGCGGCGCCGTTACGACGCCTGCGTCGATGTCACGCTGCCACCGCACGGCGAACTGGTGCGCAAGCGCGTGGCGGCAGGCGATTACGCGGTGTTCCAGTTTCGCGGCACGCTGGCCGCGCTCGACGACGCGCACGCCGCGGTGCGCTGGCATTGGTATCCCCAATCCGGCGCACGCATGCGTGACGTGCCGGCCTTTCACCGCCTCGGCGACGTCGGTGGCGACGGCGACCTGGTCGCCGAGATCTTCTTCCCGGTGGAAAGCTGCGGCACGCGGCCGCGTGCCGTCGCCCCCGTCGGCAAGGGTGTCCAGCGCACGACACTCAGCAATAGCGGGATGGCAGGGCGCCCCCACGCTCAGTAG